One stretch of Siphonobacter curvatus DNA includes these proteins:
- the porG gene encoding type IX secretion system protein PorG: protein MFQRSILFFLLWMSAFGWAQAQKIEFGAGLGMMHYKGDISPNLHLKFARPGGNLFFRYNASKALSGRVSFTAGRIFASDFESSDPFQRSRGIIFGTRIMEAGADIQYNFLNFDYTRRKPRNWSPYVFGGLAFYNFKPDQAATESYKKSGLAIPFGAGIKWQIKGPWSLGFEFGTRKTWSDYLDNYNVSGPTVPKELQSDPTRKDMYYYTSLSVSYTILRVICP, encoded by the coding sequence ATGTTCCAGCGATCTATTCTTTTCTTCCTCCTGTGGATGTCAGCATTCGGTTGGGCTCAGGCTCAGAAAATTGAATTCGGAGCTGGTCTAGGTATGATGCATTACAAAGGAGACATTTCTCCCAACCTACATCTCAAGTTTGCCCGTCCCGGAGGAAATCTCTTCTTTCGTTATAATGCCTCTAAAGCTCTTTCCGGTCGCGTTTCTTTCACTGCTGGACGAATTTTTGCCAGTGACTTCGAAAGCTCCGACCCTTTTCAGCGGTCCAGAGGTATTATCTTCGGCACACGGATCATGGAAGCCGGAGCGGATATTCAGTATAATTTCCTGAATTTCGATTATACGCGACGAAAACCCCGTAACTGGTCTCCCTACGTATTTGGCGGTCTGGCCTTTTATAATTTCAAGCCCGATCAGGCGGCTACGGAATCATACAAAAAGTCGGGGTTAGCCATTCCATTTGGAGCCGGTATCAAGTGGCAGATTAAAGGCCCCTGGAGCCTGGGGTTTGAGTTCGGTACTCGTAAAACCTGGTCGGATTATCTGGATAATTATAATGTCTCTGGACCAACGGTTCCTAAAGAATTACAGTCTGATCCGACGCGAAAAGACATGTATTATTATACGTCTCTTTCGGTGAGTTATACAATCCTTCGGGTGATCTGTCCCTAA
- a CDS encoding thioredoxin family protein gives METSPLISSQRIESAYSYSAYRHLIDELLAEGKTTGPNQSEMLTKYTQLNVQRMHRLDKTTVLMPEILAAIEANPKSYYWLIITEGWCGDAAQIVPVLERIAEASQGKIQTRYVLRDSNLDLIDAHLTKGGRAIPKLVILEADTLEEVAEWGPRPASAQDLYWSLKAANVSFDELSTQLHTWYAKDKTLTTQAELFQVLKQLS, from the coding sequence ATGGAAACTTCTCCCCTTATTTCTTCCCAGCGTATTGAATCCGCCTATTCTTATTCCGCTTATCGGCATCTGATTGACGAACTACTGGCTGAAGGTAAAACCACGGGCCCGAACCAGTCAGAAATGCTGACCAAGTATACGCAACTCAATGTACAACGGATGCATCGACTGGACAAGACCACGGTCCTGATGCCCGAAATTTTGGCGGCCATTGAGGCTAATCCTAAATCTTACTACTGGCTCATCATTACAGAAGGCTGGTGCGGCGATGCGGCCCAGATTGTACCCGTGCTCGAACGCATTGCTGAAGCTTCGCAAGGGAAAATCCAGACCCGGTACGTGCTACGTGATTCCAATCTGGATTTGATCGATGCTCATTTGACCAAGGGGGGCCGGGCCATTCCTAAACTGGTTATTCTCGAAGCTGACACGCTTGAAGAAGTAGCGGAATGGGGACCCCGACCCGCTTCCGCTCAGGATTTGTACTGGTCGCTCAAAGCAGCAAACGTAAGCTTTGATGAACTCAGTACGCAACTCCACACATGGTACGCCAAAGACAAAACGCTCACGACACAAGCCGAGCTATTCCAGGTACTGAAACAACTTTCGTAA
- a CDS encoding proline dehydrogenase family protein: MPKMDILKAPIHQQTREIKLSFDDTSVAFANQSDWQLKKTYFIFAAMNRNWLVKIGTFFMKLFLMLKFPIKGAIKSTIFEHFCGGETIEGCTNTIQQLDKAHIGTILDYSVEGEDSEESFDVTVKEILRTIEKAAQMPAIPFSVFKVTGIASTELLEKAQSAQGLNDTETAAFVRVRERMDILCKAAYEHHVRIFVDAEETWIQDTIDQLAYEMMERYNRKECIVWNTYQMYRVESYANLVQATETALAKGYELGVKLVRGAYMEKERQRAHEMEYSDPIHATKEDTDQAYNQAVLYFLENRNVISICLGTHNEYSCLLLAEKMKEAGIPVNDAHIWFAQLLGMSDNISFNLAHSGYNVAKYVPYGPVEAVMPYLFRRAEENTSVAGQASREFTLLKKEVRRRKRAVRQQLCKSKKSVQ; the protein is encoded by the coding sequence ATGCCCAAAATGGACATTTTGAAAGCTCCGATTCATCAACAGACTCGCGAAATCAAACTCTCTTTTGATGACACCTCGGTAGCTTTTGCTAATCAATCCGACTGGCAACTCAAGAAAACGTATTTCATTTTTGCGGCCATGAATCGAAACTGGCTTGTAAAGATAGGTACCTTTTTTATGAAATTGTTTTTAATGCTCAAATTTCCCATTAAAGGAGCCATTAAAAGCACAATCTTTGAGCATTTCTGCGGTGGAGAGACAATTGAAGGCTGTACGAACACAATCCAGCAGTTGGATAAAGCTCACATCGGAACAATTCTTGATTATTCCGTAGAAGGAGAAGATTCAGAGGAATCTTTTGACGTAACGGTGAAGGAAATTTTGCGGACCATTGAAAAGGCTGCACAGATGCCTGCCATTCCTTTCTCGGTATTTAAAGTAACGGGGATTGCCAGTACCGAATTATTGGAAAAAGCTCAGTCCGCTCAAGGTCTGAATGATACGGAGACGGCCGCTTTTGTCCGCGTACGCGAGCGAATGGATATTCTTTGCAAAGCAGCGTATGAACATCACGTACGGATTTTTGTCGATGCCGAAGAAACCTGGATTCAGGATACCATCGATCAACTAGCCTACGAGATGATGGAACGGTATAATCGCAAAGAATGTATCGTTTGGAATACGTATCAAATGTATCGCGTAGAAAGCTATGCCAATCTAGTACAAGCTACGGAAACGGCTTTGGCAAAAGGATATGAGCTGGGTGTGAAACTAGTACGCGGAGCTTACATGGAAAAAGAACGCCAGCGGGCTCACGAAATGGAATATTCCGATCCAATTCATGCCACGAAAGAAGATACGGATCAGGCGTATAATCAAGCCGTTCTGTACTTCCTGGAGAACCGAAACGTGATTTCGATTTGTCTGGGTACGCATAATGAATATTCCTGCTTGTTACTGGCTGAGAAGATGAAAGAGGCCGGTATTCCCGTCAACGATGCTCACATCTGGTTTGCTCAGTTGTTGGGGATGAGTGATAACATTAGTTTTAACTTAGCTCACAGTGGCTACAATGTGGCCAAATATGTGCCTTATGGACCGGTAGAAGCCGTTATGCCTTATTTGTTCCGCCGGGCTGAAGAAAATACCTCGGTAGCCGGACAGGCCAGCCGGGAATTTACACTACTGAAGAAAGAAGTTCGACGCCGAAAGCGGGCCGTTCGACAGCAACTGTGTAAATCAAAAAAATCAGTTCAATAA
- a CDS encoding response regulator — MNLVLSAPETINVCIVEDDSVIREGFALLIDGTSGFHIVNTYASCEEALPHLTQDAPDVILMDIELPGMNGIEGISRIKKARPQTNIIVITVYENDDLVFKALCAGAGGYLTKNMPPSRLLEAIQEIQNGGAPMSTNVARMVVQSFQKNRNSPLTSRETEVLELLAKGKSYSTIADELFVDKETIRTHIKNIYWKLEVHSKAEAIEKATKERLI; from the coding sequence ATGAATTTAGTTTTGTCTGCTCCTGAAACAATAAATGTCTGCATTGTCGAAGACGATTCGGTCATCCGCGAAGGTTTTGCCCTACTCATTGACGGCACTTCAGGTTTTCACATTGTCAATACCTATGCTTCTTGCGAAGAAGCTCTACCTCACCTAACTCAGGACGCTCCCGATGTTATTTTGATGGACATTGAATTGCCGGGCATGAACGGCATTGAAGGCATTAGCCGCATTAAAAAAGCACGGCCTCAAACGAACATCATTGTCATTACCGTTTACGAAAACGACGATTTGGTATTCAAAGCGTTATGTGCCGGAGCGGGGGGCTATCTCACGAAAAACATGCCGCCCAGTCGCTTACTGGAAGCCATTCAGGAAATTCAGAACGGTGGGGCTCCCATGAGTACCAACGTGGCCCGTATGGTGGTTCAGTCGTTTCAAAAAAACCGGAACTCGCCCCTTACTTCGCGGGAAACGGAAGTACTGGAATTGTTAGCCAAGGGTAAAAGCTACTCCACCATTGCCGACGAGCTTTTTGTGGACAAGGAAACCATCCGTACGCACATCAAGAATATCTACTGGAAGCTGGAAGTGCATTCAAAGGCGGAAGCCATCGAGAAAGCGACCAAAGAACGGCTGATCTAG
- the bamA gene encoding outer membrane protein assembly factor BamA, with product MRKVFPLLLIFLPFLSFSQARVGLGGQPATPQQPAASQEIDYTQPKEYIIKGITTSGTKFYDANSLISISGLGVGDKIQIPGIAISGAIKKLMDQGILEDVEVTATKIEGENIWLDIFMRERSRLYKITFTGVRKGEKDALNDKVKLIKGKIINEALIKNTQATIKKHYVEKGFLNADVKVRQVSDTARGNNAALNVAITKGPKIKIHELDLDGREQLPEATVRNKMKGTKQMRFGRVFTPSKFIPKKFEEDKGKVIDFYNKKGYRDARIVVDSVYSHDNKTVDVYVKLEEGKKYYFRNISWQGNYLHSDSLLTEILGLKKGDVYNPEELQKRLQGSPGYDVSSLYMDAGYLYFRADPEETAIEGDSIDINFNIFEGKQFTINKIILNGNTKTSDHVVLREILTLPGQKFSKTAVVSTQQELARLGYFDAEKIGINPIPRNDYTVDIEYTVEEKASDQIELSGGWGGYIGFVGTLGVVFNNFSARNITNLKAWRPLPAGDGQKLAVRFQANGKQFQNYSLSFTEPWLGGKKPNAFSFNINRQVYRIFDYNGYGGYGSGYGYGGYGGGYGGGYGGVGGPLGNERGYFNTTGASISLGKRLRRPDNRFGLNMALSYMRYEFKNYGILQIRDFDTGNSNNISLITTLTRYDLDNPQYTRRGSSLSLSATLTPPYSLFRASNWNPNEPQEKYRFLEYHKWMFDLSWFVPITGKLVFHTRAHMGFLGNYNSKLGIIPLERFVLGGSGLSGQGQFAIAQDIIGLRGYDDRSVRTDPTRLYQGNGGVVYNKYVMEIRYPISLNPSATVFVLGFMEAGNNWDSYKYFNPFDLKRSAGIGARIFMPAFGMIGIDYGYGFDRNVGPTGSIQQAGKGQFHFTIGQQIR from the coding sequence ATGAGAAAGGTTTTCCCTCTCCTCCTGATTTTCCTGCCATTTCTTTCCTTCAGCCAGGCCCGCGTGGGTTTAGGCGGCCAGCCGGCAACGCCTCAGCAACCCGCTGCTAGCCAGGAAATCGATTACACGCAGCCGAAAGAATACATCATCAAAGGAATTACGACTAGTGGGACCAAATTCTACGACGCGAATTCGCTTATCTCTATTTCGGGGTTGGGCGTTGGGGACAAAATCCAGATTCCCGGCATTGCAATCTCAGGAGCCATCAAGAAATTGATGGATCAGGGCATTTTGGAAGACGTGGAAGTAACGGCCACCAAAATTGAAGGTGAAAATATTTGGCTGGACATTTTCATGCGGGAGCGTTCTCGCTTGTATAAAATTACGTTTACGGGCGTTCGTAAGGGTGAAAAAGACGCTCTTAATGATAAGGTAAAGCTGATTAAGGGAAAGATTATTAACGAAGCCCTCATCAAAAATACCCAGGCTACGATCAAAAAACACTACGTAGAAAAAGGCTTTCTGAACGCAGACGTAAAAGTTCGTCAAGTGTCGGATACGGCCCGTGGTAATAACGCCGCCTTAAACGTAGCCATTACGAAAGGGCCCAAAATCAAAATTCACGAACTGGATCTGGACGGTCGGGAACAACTGCCCGAAGCTACGGTACGGAATAAAATGAAGGGTACCAAGCAGATGCGTTTTGGCCGGGTTTTTACTCCTTCCAAGTTTATTCCGAAAAAGTTTGAAGAGGATAAAGGCAAGGTTATCGACTTCTACAATAAAAAAGGGTATCGGGATGCCCGCATCGTGGTTGACTCCGTATACTCGCACGATAACAAGACGGTTGACGTGTATGTCAAACTGGAAGAAGGTAAAAAATATTACTTCCGTAATATTTCCTGGCAGGGTAACTATCTACACTCTGACTCCTTATTAACGGAAATATTAGGCCTTAAAAAAGGTGACGTATACAATCCGGAAGAACTTCAAAAACGTTTACAGGGCAGTCCTGGTTATGACGTTTCTTCGCTCTACATGGATGCGGGTTACCTGTACTTCCGGGCCGATCCCGAAGAGACGGCTATCGAAGGCGACTCTATTGACATTAACTTCAATATTTTTGAAGGAAAGCAATTTACCATCAATAAAATTATTCTGAACGGAAATACCAAGACTTCCGATCACGTAGTACTCCGGGAAATCCTGACGCTACCCGGTCAGAAATTCTCGAAAACAGCCGTTGTGAGTACTCAGCAGGAGTTAGCCCGTCTGGGTTACTTTGATGCGGAGAAAATCGGTATCAACCCGATTCCCCGTAACGACTACACGGTAGATATTGAGTACACCGTTGAAGAAAAAGCTTCAGATCAGATTGAGCTTTCTGGAGGTTGGGGTGGTTACATTGGCTTTGTGGGTACGTTAGGGGTTGTCTTTAATAACTTCTCAGCCCGTAACATCACGAACCTGAAAGCCTGGCGGCCGCTGCCGGCTGGAGATGGTCAGAAATTGGCCGTTCGTTTCCAGGCTAACGGTAAGCAGTTCCAGAACTATTCCTTATCATTTACTGAACCCTGGCTGGGTGGTAAAAAACCCAATGCTTTTTCCTTTAATATCAACCGTCAGGTATATCGTATCTTCGATTACAATGGCTATGGTGGCTATGGTAGCGGTTATGGCTATGGCGGTTATGGTGGAGGGTATGGCGGCGGATACGGAGGTGTTGGAGGACCGCTGGGTAATGAACGCGGGTACTTTAATACTACCGGGGCTTCCATTAGCTTAGGAAAACGTTTACGCCGTCCAGACAACCGTTTCGGTCTGAATATGGCCCTGTCGTACATGCGTTACGAATTCAAGAACTACGGTATCTTACAGATTCGGGATTTTGATACGGGTAATTCAAACAACATTTCACTGATCACTACACTGACCCGTTACGATCTCGATAACCCACAGTATACGCGGAGAGGTTCTTCGCTGTCGCTGTCGGCTACACTGACGCCGCCGTACTCTTTGTTTAGAGCCTCTAACTGGAACCCGAACGAACCTCAGGAAAAATACCGTTTCCTGGAGTACCATAAGTGGATGTTTGACCTATCCTGGTTCGTGCCTATTACGGGAAAACTGGTCTTCCATACGCGGGCTCACATGGGTTTCCTGGGTAACTATAACTCTAAGCTTGGTATCATTCCTCTGGAACGCTTTGTACTGGGTGGTTCAGGACTTTCCGGACAAGGTCAGTTTGCCATTGCACAGGATATCATCGGTTTACGCGGTTACGACGATCGTAGCGTTCGGACGGACCCAACTCGTCTGTATCAGGGAAATGGTGGGGTTGTGTACAATAAATACGTAATGGAGATTCGTTATCCCATCTCGTTGAACCCCTCAGCTACCGTATTCGTTTTAGGGTTCATGGAAGCGGGTAACAACTGGGATAGCTACAAGTATTTCAATCCCTTTGATCTGAAACGTTCGGCTGGTATCGGTGCTCGTATCTTCATGCCCGCCTTTGGTATGATTGGTATCGATTACGGCTACGGTTTTGACCGCAACGTTGGTCCAACAGGCTCGATTCAGCAGGCAGGTAAAGGCCAGTTCCACTTTACCATTGGCCAGCAAATTCGCTAA
- a CDS encoding lipoprotein signal peptidase produces MKNPLKFFLLTLFVIVLDQTVKYLVYKNMYLGEDIPLIGKWLSIHYVLNPGMAFGMQLDHPYGKLILTLFRLVAMAVIAWYLTRLARRNAPDGLLWCIAAILGGAIGNVIDSTFYGVLLGNAPYDAPSPWFHGQVIDMVLFNPWEGYLPEWIPIWGGSYYTSPVFNIADASIFLGVVFILIFQSQFFNEEEKAQDENKPAVKNDVLRDSSSEV; encoded by the coding sequence ATGAAGAATCCTCTGAAGTTTTTTTTGCTGACACTCTTTGTTATTGTCCTGGATCAGACCGTTAAATACCTTGTATACAAAAATATGTATCTGGGGGAAGACATTCCCTTAATCGGAAAGTGGCTGAGTATCCATTATGTTTTGAATCCGGGTATGGCCTTTGGTATGCAGCTGGACCATCCCTATGGCAAGTTGATTCTTACTTTGTTTCGTCTGGTTGCCATGGCTGTAATTGCCTGGTATTTGACTCGACTCGCCCGTCGTAATGCTCCCGATGGCCTTTTGTGGTGCATTGCTGCCATTTTAGGCGGAGCGATTGGTAACGTTATCGATTCAACTTTTTACGGCGTTCTGTTAGGAAACGCTCCTTACGATGCTCCATCGCCCTGGTTCCACGGTCAAGTAATCGACATGGTGCTATTCAATCCTTGGGAAGGTTATTTACCCGAATGGATTCCGATCTGGGGCGGTTCTTATTATACGAGTCCAGTCTTCAATATTGCTGATGCTTCGATTTTTCTGGGTGTAGTGTTCATCCTGATTTTCCAATCTCAGTTCTTTAACGAAGAAGAAAAAGCACAGGATGAAAATAAGCCAGCAGTAAAGAATGATGTACTTCGGGATTCTTCCTCAGAAGTATAA
- a CDS encoding OmpH family outer membrane protein, with the protein MRSSLFFLFLAFVLQVSPAWAQRFGYIDSEYIVSKMPEFQKVNSEMDRWTQVRTKEIADKHAEIDKLERLYKSEEPLLTEPMKQQRREEIERKENEVKELNNKVFGYNGQYHQRRKDVLKPIMDELSRAVEKVARQKQLRMILDKSSEGLAMIYTDPRDDYSDYVLEELGIDPKANPNQTNTPTQNTKTKQ; encoded by the coding sequence GTGAGAAGCAGCTTATTTTTCCTATTTTTGGCGTTCGTTTTGCAGGTAAGCCCTGCCTGGGCCCAGCGATTTGGATATATTGACTCCGAGTACATTGTTAGTAAAATGCCCGAGTTTCAGAAAGTGAATAGCGAAATGGATCGCTGGACACAGGTACGAACAAAGGAAATTGCCGACAAACATGCGGAAATCGATAAGCTCGAACGTCTGTATAAATCGGAAGAGCCTTTGCTAACCGAACCTATGAAGCAGCAACGTCGGGAGGAAATCGAACGAAAAGAAAACGAAGTCAAAGAATTAAATAATAAGGTTTTTGGTTATAATGGACAGTACCACCAAAGACGAAAAGACGTACTCAAACCCATCATGGATGAGCTCAGCCGGGCCGTCGAAAAAGTAGCCCGGCAGAAACAACTTCGCATGATTCTGGACAAATCCTCCGAAGGCCTGGCCATGATCTATACGGACCCCCGGGATGATTACTCGGACTACGTACTCGAAGAATTGGGCATAGATCCGAAAGCTAACCCCAATCAAACAAACACACCAACGCAAAACACAAAGACCAAGCAGTAA
- a CDS encoding GNAT family N-acetyltransferase, translating into MIDYSTEKKISAETFIDLLTRSTLGERRPIADTERMQGMLDAANILVTAWDGAQLVGVSRALSDFSFCTYLADLAVDEAYQHQGIGRRLVELTHEVAGPMTSLILLAAPKAVAYYPKIGMKRSEVCFTLDRQQ; encoded by the coding sequence ATGATTGACTACAGCACCGAAAAAAAAATTTCTGCCGAAACGTTTATTGATCTGCTGACTCGCTCGACACTGGGCGAACGCCGACCCATTGCCGATACCGAACGAATGCAAGGCATGCTGGATGCGGCCAATATTCTAGTTACTGCCTGGGATGGAGCTCAATTAGTGGGCGTATCACGAGCCCTGAGTGACTTTAGTTTCTGTACGTATTTGGCCGATTTAGCGGTGGATGAAGCGTATCAGCACCAGGGGATTGGCCGTCGATTGGTAGAACTGACGCACGAAGTAGCAGGGCCCATGACCAGCCTGATTTTATTGGCCGCTCCCAAAGCCGTGGCTTATTATCCAAAAATTGGAATGAAACGTAGTGAAGTGTGTTTTACGTTGGATCGACAGCAATAA
- a CDS encoding OmpH family outer membrane protein — MKKQIFAVLTAAALAFVGLNANAQSALKIGYTDIDVLLAGHPKSKAVEAELQTRSTQYQNQMQSLQKDLQDKYTAYQKAEPTMSDVIKADKQKELQGIQERLQTLQQNAQTELGQKQQQLLQPLLADIDNAIKSVAKENNYTFILSSSVSTQLNPIVLYADPATEVTDLVFKKMGVDPEALKKAAAQPAAAQPAGQGAPKTPAKKP; from the coding sequence ATGAAAAAACAAATTTTTGCCGTTCTGACCGCCGCTGCCCTTGCCTTCGTAGGATTAAACGCGAATGCCCAGTCAGCCCTCAAAATTGGCTATACCGATATTGATGTTCTGTTAGCAGGTCACCCCAAATCCAAGGCTGTAGAAGCTGAACTGCAAACTCGGAGTACGCAATACCAAAACCAAATGCAGAGTCTGCAAAAAGACCTGCAGGACAAATACACTGCTTATCAAAAAGCAGAACCCACCATGTCGGATGTAATCAAAGCCGACAAGCAAAAAGAACTGCAAGGTATTCAGGAACGTCTGCAAACCTTGCAACAGAATGCTCAGACTGAATTAGGTCAGAAGCAACAACAACTGCTTCAACCCCTGCTGGCTGACATTGATAATGCTATCAAATCCGTTGCGAAAGAGAATAACTATACGTTCATTTTAAGTAGCTCGGTTAGTACGCAATTGAACCCAATCGTTCTATACGCCGATCCTGCTACGGAAGTAACGGATTTGGTATTCAAGAAAATGGGCGTTGATCCTGAAGCTCTGAAAAAAGCCGCCGCTCAGCCTGCTGCAGCACAGCCTGCCGGACAGGGTGCTCCTAAAACACCGGCTAAAAAGCCCTAA
- a CDS encoding NAD kinase: MKIALNGRPLTEQTRPAIQALLGELARRGAEVQIHEDYRQNIQDAAINHPFTATYQNRQDLFDADFVFSIGGDGTLLETVTHVGERTLPIVGVNTGRLGFLATINPDEITQTLDWLENGKFSIDERVLLHVENDRDVFEGTNFGLNDFVVTKTDRSSMIVVHTWLDGEFLNSYWADGLVISTPTGSTGYCLSVGGPVVLPRTNNFIIAPISPHNLNVRPIVVNDGSRIEVTVESRSKSCLISLDSRSKVVDDSVRYCVRRERFSAHLVKVKGDTFLETLRSKLNWGLDIRN; the protein is encoded by the coding sequence ATGAAAATTGCTCTTAATGGCCGTCCGCTGACGGAACAGACCAGACCTGCCATTCAGGCTTTATTGGGTGAACTGGCCCGCCGGGGAGCGGAGGTTCAGATTCACGAAGACTATCGCCAGAACATTCAGGATGCGGCCATCAATCATCCATTTACGGCAACCTATCAAAATCGTCAGGATCTATTTGACGCGGATTTTGTCTTTAGCATCGGCGGCGACGGTACGTTGCTTGAAACGGTCACCCACGTCGGTGAACGTACCTTACCCATCGTTGGCGTCAATACGGGCCGGCTGGGTTTCTTAGCGACTATCAATCCCGACGAAATTACCCAGACGCTGGATTGGCTGGAAAATGGGAAATTTTCGATCGACGAACGCGTACTCTTGCACGTTGAAAATGATCGGGACGTATTTGAAGGTACTAATTTCGGCCTGAACGATTTTGTCGTTACGAAAACAGACCGCTCGTCGATGATTGTGGTGCATACCTGGCTCGATGGAGAATTTCTTAATTCGTACTGGGCCGACGGGCTGGTTATTTCCACGCCTACGGGCTCGACGGGTTATTGCCTCAGCGTAGGTGGCCCCGTAGTGTTACCGCGTACGAACAATTTCATCATTGCTCCGATTAGCCCGCACAACTTGAATGTTCGACCCATCGTAGTCAACGATGGCAGTCGGATTGAGGTCACGGTAGAAAGCCGTAGTAAAAGTTGCTTAATTTCCCTAGACTCCCGATCCAAAGTAGTGGATGATTCCGTACGTTATTGCGTCAGAAGAGAGCGTTTTAGTGCTCATCTAGTCAAAGTGAAAGGAGACACTTTCCTGGAAACACTGCGTAGTAAACTAAACTGGGGCTTAGATATCCGTAATTAA
- a CDS encoding ChaN family lipoprotein, which produces MRSLFLILVGILAGAFTDKPAYLIYNQQLKPSSYEALLQQAANADVVLFGELHNNPISHWLQLELTKDLYQRKKQQLILGAEMFEADNQLVLTEYGQGKITTQQLEAEAKVWPNFRTDYKPLVDFAQSESIPFVATNIPRRYASIVAKKGLEELSRLSPEAQQAIAPLPVTVDLTLPGYADMLKMGGMHSSSGSVAAENMAKAQAIKDATMAHFILKNWKKGQTFLHFNGSYHSQNFEGIYWYLKKANPDLRVVTIATVEETNLSVPKEAKPELAHFILVVPETMTKTH; this is translated from the coding sequence ATGCGAAGCCTGTTCCTGATTCTTGTCGGTATCCTAGCGGGAGCTTTTACTGATAAACCAGCGTATCTTATCTATAATCAGCAGTTAAAGCCTTCGAGCTACGAGGCCCTGCTTCAACAGGCGGCCAATGCCGATGTGGTCCTGTTTGGTGAATTGCATAACAATCCCATCAGTCATTGGCTACAACTCGAATTGACGAAAGACTTGTATCAACGGAAAAAGCAGCAACTCATTTTGGGAGCTGAAATGTTTGAAGCCGATAATCAGCTGGTATTGACCGAGTATGGGCAGGGAAAAATAACCACGCAACAACTCGAAGCCGAGGCCAAAGTCTGGCCAAATTTCCGGACGGACTATAAACCGCTGGTGGATTTTGCCCAAAGCGAATCCATTCCCTTCGTAGCTACCAATATTCCCCGGCGTTATGCGAGTATCGTGGCCAAAAAGGGACTGGAGGAGTTAAGCCGTCTCAGTCCCGAAGCTCAGCAAGCGATTGCTCCCTTGCCCGTTACCGTTGATTTAACTTTACCGGGTTACGCCGACATGCTGAAAATGGGAGGTATGCACAGTTCGTCGGGCTCCGTAGCCGCCGAAAATATGGCCAAGGCTCAGGCAATCAAAGATGCAACGATGGCTCACTTCATTCTGAAAAACTGGAAAAAAGGACAAACTTTTCTGCATTTCAACGGCAGTTACCACAGTCAGAACTTCGAAGGCATTTACTGGTACCTGAAAAAAGCCAACCCGGATTTACGCGTTGTAACCATTGCTACCGTAGAGGAAACCAACCTATCCGTACCGAAGGAAGCCAAGCCCGAACTGGCACATTTTATTTTAGTAGTACCCGAGACCATGACGAAAACCCATTGA
- a CDS encoding isoprenyl transferase gives MKETIHTGNLPRHIAVIMDGNGRWAKQKGMLSRIFGHRHAIKAVEDVVEGCAELGIEYLTLYTFSTENWDRPQEEVDALMELLVQAIADQTPKLLKNNIRLLTIGDTQSLPARCQRDLKQAMDRTQHNTGLSLVLALSYSGKWDIMQGVKKLVDATQRGEFASGQLTEEHLSKALATSGMPDVDLMIRTGGDHRISNFLLWQLAYAELHFTDTFWPDFRREHLDKALKDYQNRERRFGKTSEQLKA, from the coding sequence ATGAAGGAAACTATTCATACAGGCAATCTCCCCCGCCACATCGCCGTTATTATGGACGGAAACGGACGCTGGGCCAAACAAAAAGGTATGTTAAGCCGGATTTTCGGCCACCGTCACGCCATTAAAGCAGTAGAGGATGTCGTGGAAGGCTGTGCTGAATTAGGCATTGAGTACCTGACGCTCTATACGTTTTCCACGGAAAACTGGGACCGTCCCCAGGAAGAGGTAGACGCTTTGATGGAACTGCTCGTACAGGCCATAGCCGACCAAACCCCCAAATTACTGAAAAATAATATTCGCTTGTTAACCATTGGTGATACGCAAAGTCTGCCCGCACGCTGCCAGAGAGATTTAAAGCAAGCCATGGATCGTACTCAACACAATACGGGTCTTTCGCTGGTACTGGCTTTAAGTTACAGTGGTAAATGGGACATTATGCAAGGGGTTAAAAAACTCGTTGATGCAACCCAACGCGGAGAATTTGCATCTGGGCAATTAACCGAGGAACATCTGAGCAAAGCCTTGGCTACGAGCGGTATGCCCGATGTTGATTTGATGATTCGTACCGGCGGGGATCACCGCATCAGTAATTTTTTACTGTGGCAATTAGCCTATGCCGAGCTTCATTTTACGGATACCTTTTGGCCCGATTTCCGCCGGGAGCATTTAGATAAAGCTCTCAAAGATTATCAGAACCGTGAACGTCGTTTTGGAAAGACCAGCGAACAATTAAAAGCCTAA